In Rhipicephalus microplus isolate Deutch F79 chromosome 7, USDA_Rmic, whole genome shotgun sequence, one genomic interval encodes:
- the LOC142766816 gene encoding uncharacterized protein LOC142766816 codes for MESSMESSMEGSTGAAADVSSKIVSATSGVDGDKDSDEYPDEAVPVICCCILALFIIMIILLILVSSVTVTDVDDGDTGKLPTVIAWRSLDDVHVHCSDAGAI; via the exons ATGGAGAGTTCTATGGAGAGTTCTATGGAGGGCTCCACAGGTGCGGCAGCGGACGTGAGCAGCAAGATTGTCAGCGCCACGTC TGGAGTAGACGGAGACAAAGACAGCGACGAATACCCCGACGAAGCCGTCCCCGTCATTTGCTGCTGCATCCTGGCCCTGTTCATCATCATGATTATCCTCCTCATTCTCGTCTCCAGCGTCACTGTCA CTGACGTCGACGACGGCGACACTGGTAAGCTCCCTACAGTCATCGCTTGGCGTTCGCTCGATGACGTACACGTGCACTGCAGCGATGCTGGCGCCATCTGA